In Acropora muricata isolate sample 2 unplaced genomic scaffold, ASM3666990v1 scaffold_750, whole genome shotgun sequence, the genomic window ATTTATGCTAACTGTTATAGATTCCTAATCTGATAGCTACATTGAAGCTCGTAGCTGTGTCTTTGCAGCAATATTTGTTGTAACATGTTTGAAATACAAATCCAATAATACGCTATCACTGCCAAAAGTAAATACTACAAAGCATGGATTAAACTCCCTCAGATATTTCACTGCAAAACAATGGAACAGTACGCAAATGAATAATTTGCGCTTAAAAGCTGGAGGTCTAGAATTTAATAAACAAGTGAGGaacattgaattttaattacccaaattttgtaattttagaTGCGTGTTATTTTATATCCTTACATTTTATgtacatatttctttctttcttaatgTTAATTTGTGGAAAACCTGCAAAATAGCTATAGCTAAGAGTTTCTCCCactttaaataaagattatgtatgtatgtattattTATTATGCTGTTTTTCAGGTCTTGTCTTGTGACATCATTTCATTGCCAATGACATCCAATCCGCTTGTTCAATATGTTGTTGTTCGAGGTGATCTTCTGAAGTTACCATTATGGACAACAGGTGCTGTCATTGCGCAAGCTTGCCATGCAAGTACGGCAGCACTGTGGAGTCATCGCAATGATCCCAACACAATTGCATATACCAATGAATTAGATGATATGCATAAAGTTGTTCTTGAGGTATTAAAGATTCCACGGCTTTAATTATTTTgccctttatttgttttaattcaatttttattccAACAATAGGTCTGCTCTGCTAATTGCACCAGTGAATATTAAGACCTACAATTTAAGTTTTCACTTTAAAATTTTTGGGATTTATGAAATTTATcaggtcaaaatttaaaaacggGGGCCCTTTTAACATATCTCAGGCCTTTTATATCTGCGTCATTCTGCACAGTACTTGAGACAACAAATTGGATTTTAATATACTAACAAATTCTTGTTTGAGATAAAGTAGTATTACTAGCTCAGAGTAGCTTTtaatttccattgattttaaagcatttttaacCCACTCgagttccactcaaatggcATAACACTGTTCCTCTAGGTCCAAAATTgtatgaaataaaatattcatcatcagcaattattgttattaatgtaatagggacaaaattaattattcctAATTCTTGCACAAAATTTCAACACTTGCAAAATTACAAA contains:
- the LOC136907642 gene encoding putative peptidyl-tRNA hydrolase PTRHD1; translated protein: MTSNPLVQYVVVRGDLLKLPLWTTGAVIAQACHASTAALWSHRNDPNTIAYTNELDDMHKVVLEAPSEDGLKELSRNLSANQIDHKLWIEQPNGYPTSLATKPYPKETIRPFFKKLKLFQ